A genome region from Frankineae bacterium MT45 includes the following:
- a CDS encoding Uncharacterized membrane protein YqiK, contains Band7/PHB/SPFH domain → MFFWHVPAPNEALLISGSKRGSSDLQFRIVTGHGTFVPPVLQRARLLSLALRESQIVEDCVTRQGVRLTVQAVAAFKVGDDHQSIANAARRFLTEQERLEELVGRIFAGHLRSIVGALTVEELIRERDRVAQEVKDGSHSEMEKLGIVVDALQIQEILDKSGYITNLAAPHVAAVASAARIAAAKSDQEAFEREQEASALKALYERDASIKMASYTAETENARAKAAQSGPLAQAQATQEVIEQQTALARRQAELAAQQLEAEVRRPADAEAYKQRTMAEARRDQAKFEAEAEAFHATTLADANARAVSVKARAEADADAYRLTAKADASAAAISVEVQAEANAEAYRTTAIAEARAKAVQLSADADAEANSVRAASLRDGNQQLIAANHLIEVLPMMVEAAANGLAGSNLTVLNGAQGLGEIITGLVGQGLAIFDTLKSATVHAEPARQRAETVAAVSAAATSIEAGETLTAASS, encoded by the coding sequence ATGTTCTTCTGGCACGTACCAGCCCCGAACGAAGCACTCCTCATCTCGGGGTCGAAGCGCGGTTCATCCGATCTGCAGTTCCGCATCGTCACCGGTCACGGGACGTTCGTCCCACCGGTCCTGCAGAGGGCGCGCCTGCTCTCCCTCGCTCTCCGCGAATCGCAGATCGTCGAGGATTGCGTTACCCGACAGGGCGTCCGGCTCACCGTGCAGGCCGTCGCCGCGTTCAAGGTCGGCGACGACCACCAGTCGATCGCCAATGCGGCACGGCGGTTCCTCACCGAGCAGGAGCGTTTGGAGGAGCTGGTCGGACGGATCTTCGCCGGGCACCTGCGCTCCATCGTCGGCGCGCTCACCGTGGAGGAGTTGATCCGCGAACGCGACCGGGTGGCGCAGGAGGTGAAGGACGGCAGCCACAGCGAGATGGAGAAGCTGGGGATCGTGGTGGATGCCCTGCAGATTCAGGAGATTCTCGACAAGAGCGGGTACATCACGAATCTGGCGGCACCGCATGTGGCCGCCGTGGCGAGCGCGGCCCGCATCGCCGCGGCCAAGTCCGATCAGGAGGCCTTCGAGCGGGAGCAGGAAGCGAGCGCGCTGAAGGCACTCTACGAGCGCGATGCCTCGATCAAGATGGCCAGCTACACGGCCGAGACCGAGAATGCCCGGGCTAAGGCGGCCCAGTCGGGCCCGCTGGCGCAGGCCCAGGCGACCCAGGAAGTGATCGAGCAGCAGACCGCGCTAGCCCGTCGCCAGGCCGAGTTGGCCGCCCAGCAGCTCGAGGCTGAGGTCCGGCGACCGGCGGACGCCGAGGCCTACAAGCAGCGCACGATGGCCGAGGCACGGCGCGATCAGGCCAAGTTCGAGGCCGAGGCCGAGGCCTTCCACGCCACGACCCTGGCCGACGCCAACGCCCGCGCCGTCTCGGTGAAGGCCCGGGCCGAGGCCGATGCCGACGCCTACCGCCTCACCGCCAAGGCCGACGCGAGCGCGGCCGCCATCTCCGTCGAGGTGCAGGCCGAAGCCAATGCTGAGGCCTACCGGACCACGGCCATCGCCGAAGCGCGGGCGAAGGCGGTTCAACTCTCAGCCGATGCCGACGCCGAGGCCAACTCGGTACGGGCGGCCTCCCTGCGGGACGGCAATCAGCAACTAATTGCGGCGAATCATCTCATCGAGGTGCTACCGATGATGGTCGAAGCGGCCGCGAACGGGCTGGCCGGCAGCAACCTCACGGTGCTGAACGGCGCGCAGGGTCTGGGCGAGATCATCACCGGATTGGTGGGGCAGGGCCTGGCCATCTTCGACACCCTCAAGAGTGCGACCGTGCATGCCGAGCCCGCTCGTCAGCGCGCTGAGACCGTCGCGGCCGTCTCTGCGGCCGCGACCTCAATCGAGGCGGGCGAGACGCTGACGGCGGCCAGCAGCTAG